Proteins co-encoded in one Nicotiana sylvestris chromosome 7, ASM39365v2, whole genome shotgun sequence genomic window:
- the LOC138873967 gene encoding uncharacterized protein, whose protein sequence is MGLDPVNQSIAKNAADGSFMDKSFTRVTQILDKMAKHNQAWHLEDTTGGIAYGSPSLTTMIKENQERDQVIVGLATNVNVLTKMFTESQTKKVNVVEDVQPLSNENFEEANYVNNSQGGYQRQHYQGQGQQNQWRPHPQGQGNQQWRNDQGDSNQGNWNNNNNFPNRSSNPYVPPKGQYSNQGSSSESKLESMLERVLQNQEKSGTFMRNMTELVAYHTASIQKLEMQMRDLSREQNSKQKGTLPSDTIANPKGSGSGPTSHVMAITTRSGKVLQGGSEQVVEVEEYEHEVEVDDQRVVEVEKVPKELKVQQENRDKVEEKVKETPKTLPPIPRPPPPLPQRLARKVDDSKLKKFYDILKQLSVNIPFVEAFQEMPGFAKYLKDLITKKRTTKNEVVNVTHRVSSIIATSTVQKKEDPGSFTIPCTIGAHDFARALCDNGANINLMPLSIYKKAGLGMPRPTSMRLQIADRSIKRLVRIVDDVLVKVGKFHLPANFVILDCPVDKEIPIILERPFLATERALMDSERNEIKFRVNDEEVTFQASKGMKLPHEYESISVIDVVDEVEDAVEMKMEEQYLGEALAAILVNFDGEDMEGYMELVNALEGLGSYTYASAKLFIDLENRATPPAKPSIIEPPQIELKPLPPHLRYKFFGSNDTLPVIVSSLSNDVHVEQLLEVLKERRQAIGWTIADIQGIPAGICEHNIQ, encoded by the coding sequence ATGGGCTTGGATCCTGTGAACCAATCTATAGCCAAGAATGCAGCTGATGGATCTTTCATGGATAAATCATTCACAAGGGTAACACAAATACTTGACAAAATGGCGAAGCATAATCAAGCATGGCACTTAGAGGACACCACAGGTGGAATTGCATATGGGTCTCCCTCTTTGACCACCATGATCAAGGAAAATCAAGAAAGAGATCAAGTTATTGTAGGGCTTGCCACAAATGTCAATGTGTTGACAAAGATGTTCACAGAAAGCCAAACGAAGAAAGTAAATGTGGTGGAAGATGTGCAACCCTTATCAAATGAGAACTTTGAGGAGGCAaactatgtcaacaactctcaaggTGGATATCAAAGGCAACATTACCAAGGtcaaggacaacaaaatcaatggaggccTCACCCACAAGGGCAAGGCAACCAACAGTGGAGAAATGACCAAGGCGACtcaaatcaaggtaattggaacaacaacaacaacttcccaaatcggagttcaaacccttatgttcctccaaagggtcaatattcaaatcaaggttcctcAAGTGAGTCTAAGTTGGAAAGCATGCTTGAACgggtattgcaaaatcaagagaAGTCCGGCACTTTTATGAGGAATATGACCGAGCTTGTTGCTTATCATACCGCAtccattcaaaaattggagatgcaaatgagagaccTCTCTAGGGAACAAAATTCGAAGCAAAAAGGGACACTTCCAAGtgacacaattgcgaaccccaagGGTAGTGGGAGTGGTCCAACTTCTCATGTCATGGCGATTACTACTCGGAGTGGGAAGGTACTACAAGGAGGGAGTGAACAAGTGGTTGAAGTTGAAGAGTATGAACATGAAGTTGAGGTTGATGATCAAAGGGTTGTTGAAGTTGAGAAGGTTCCGAAAGAGTTGAAAGTGCAACAAGAAAATCGGGATAAGGTAgaggaaaaggtaaaagagacaccaaagactctaccacctattcctagacctcctcctccattacctcaaagacttgctaggaaggttgatgatagcaaactcAAAAAGTTCTATGACATCCTCAAGCAATTATCAGTGAATAttccatttgtggaagcatttcaagagatgccgggttttgctaaatatttgaaagatttgatcaccaagaagagaaccaccaaaaacgaagtggtgaatgtgactcaTCGGGTTAGTTCCATTATTGCAACATCCAccgttcaaaagaaagaagacccaggatctttcaccattccttgtacCATTGGGGCACATGATTTTGCAAGAGCCCTTTGTGATAATGGGGCTAACATCAACTTGATGCCTCTTTCCATTTATAAGAAAGCAGGGTTAGGTATGCCAAGGCCCACAAGTATGAGATTGCAAATAGCCGATCGTTCCATCAAACGACTGGTGAGAATTGTTGATGATGTACTTGTGAAGGTGGGAAAATTTCATTTACCCGCCAATTTCGTAATCCTTGATTGTCCAgttgacaaagagatccctatcattttGGAGAGACCATTCCTTGCAACTGAAAGAGCACTAATGGATTCAGAACGGAATGAGATCAAATTCCGTGTGAATGATGAAGAGGTTACATTCCAAGCAAGCAAGGGTATGAAACTACCGCATGAGTATGAAAGCATCTCGGTGATCGATGTTGTTGATGAAGTAGAGGATGCGGTtgaaatgaaaatggaagaaCAGTACCTCGGTGAGGCATTGGCGGCTATTTTGGTGAACTTTGATGGTGAAGATATGGAGGGGTATATGGAATTGGTAAATGCATTGGAGGGGCTTGGGTCCTACACTTATGCTTCAGCAAAGCTCTTTATCGACTTGGAGAATAGAGCCACTCCTCCCGCAAAGCCTTCTATTATCGAACCACCGCAAATAGAACTCAAACCACTTCCACcacacttgaggtataaattttTTGGCTCAAATGATACTTTACCGGTAATTGTTTCTTCTTTGTCGAATGATGTACATGTTGAACAATTGTTGGAAGTCTTGAAGGAGCGTAGGCAAGCCATTGGATGGACAATTGCGGATATCCAAGGGATTCCCGCGGGAATTTGCGAACACAACATCCAATAG